From the Salinimicrobium tongyeongense genome, one window contains:
- a CDS encoding response regulator, translated as MNKILIIEDEIIIAESLRIFLKKNSYEVSISSNVDKAIESLQHESFSGVICDINLQDRMNGIEIIQKFHQLDQHGPVIFLTAYSNPQVMEHAEEVSPYAYILKPFNNQQLLTTLNLALKNRENYIQPAQDTSVTEKLSKREVEILQSLATRPTKLLEKNSVSPNLP; from the coding sequence ATGAATAAAATCCTGATCATTGAAGATGAAATCATTATCGCCGAAAGCTTGCGGATTTTTCTAAAAAAGAATTCTTACGAAGTCTCTATTTCTTCAAATGTAGATAAGGCCATTGAAAGCCTGCAGCATGAGAGCTTTAGTGGGGTAATTTGCGATATCAACCTGCAGGACAGAATGAATGGTATTGAGATCATTCAGAAATTTCATCAACTTGATCAACACGGGCCGGTCATTTTCCTTACAGCCTATTCCAATCCGCAGGTCATGGAGCATGCCGAAGAAGTTAGCCCCTATGCCTATATTCTGAAGCCATTCAACAATCAGCAGTTACTCACCACCCTCAACCTGGCACTAAAAAACCGTGAAAATTACATTCAGCCCGCACAGGATACTTCAGTAACCGAAAAACTGAGCAAACGTGAGGTGGAGATCCTGCAATCCCTTGCTACAAGACCAACAAAGTTATTGGAAAAGAACTCTGTATCTCCAAATTTACCGTAG
- a CDS encoding ligand-binding sensor domain-containing protein — protein MGKTLHLIFIAFITCAGWAQNLELPTGDTLRVSQIAQKQDLSQLNVLQFDFDENGYLWAGTEDGLNRFNGYNMHTYSQGADGNTGLTDDHIRGLLYRNDTLWLGTNTHSVQAYIPSQDRFIHYREHEKIAADASLSFTHGIFEVNSRYLLASTLKNCILIDRRSGEVSILPLPNPAANDYVLGLINHSEENIWLGTYFNGILKLDLQEMKVADMPEFDLLDNNPVHAFQKTADNNILIGSQKGLFEYSFSSEGLELIGEPQQESGIRCFFDWNKDYYLLGGTKGLKFLNKHTYEFKPVVLAGFEKEVFSPVEILQIKQDASRGVWMGSQGKGMFYYHPARQKFIPKRIELKNEPEKDFISIFNFLREGQTLWMATAIGFVKHDLELGTYDLYRTNKLGYTLVKDSQGQIWGGGFDQGLEKYNRQKDHFREVTPLTGIPDRDVAEIIPLSKDSMWVSTWASGIYTVNPQTLKAHPVKINGRDLHRSRASFIGKDGTIWLGADDGLYRISGNETRKYSHKKNSEASLSNDRVFSIAQDEMNNLWVGTAQGLNRLNLQTDEITSYLEQPGLPNDFIYGVLTDNNNDIWVSTNRGLSKFDRETETFTNFTEQDGLQNNEFNGKAAYKDSLGYLYFGGMNGYNKFHADSIPVNTHAGRTIIEEVELFGTPIKRNVIYTDTLSFEHDENVITFKFTALNFLLPQKNTYQFKMLGFDKDWRPVTKERSTTYTNLNPGTYTFLVKGSNNDLQWGAPDSLVLTIKAPWYKTAWFRAFAILFFLLLITGIYLYRYNLKKAENLRLHQMVEGRTAELRKTNHDLSEAMHLAKEQKNNIAFLMQELNHRVKNNLQLIASLLDIQKETIQDELARNNLQAAQNRLFTIAAIHDLLGAKKPGENFKLDEFVSSLARELVSFMDEGVYLDFNLEVLEVHKKCITPLGIIINELVTNSLKHAFPDHNDHNKKIEISLSRKGELIRLDYKDNGIGIPDNFKDENSLGFNLVENLARQLKGNLEILKVPAGAHIVIRFKC, from the coding sequence ATGGGGAAAACTTTACATCTAATTTTTATTGCCTTTATTACCTGTGCCGGCTGGGCGCAAAATTTGGAGTTACCTACCGGTGACACGCTTCGGGTTTCGCAAATAGCCCAGAAGCAGGACCTCTCCCAACTCAATGTTCTGCAATTTGATTTTGATGAAAATGGCTACCTGTGGGCAGGCACCGAAGACGGGCTCAACAGGTTTAACGGTTATAACATGCACACCTATTCCCAGGGTGCCGATGGAAACACCGGCCTTACCGATGATCACATCCGCGGGCTGCTTTACAGGAACGACACGCTGTGGCTGGGTACCAATACCCATTCGGTGCAGGCCTATATTCCGTCGCAGGACAGGTTTATCCATTATAGGGAGCACGAAAAAATTGCCGCCGATGCTTCCCTCAGTTTTACCCACGGCATTTTTGAAGTCAACAGCCGGTATTTGCTGGCAAGCACGCTCAAAAACTGCATTCTTATTGACAGGCGGTCAGGTGAGGTTAGCATCCTTCCCCTGCCCAACCCGGCGGCCAATGATTACGTGCTGGGCCTCATCAATCATTCCGAAGAAAACATCTGGCTGGGCACCTACTTTAATGGTATACTGAAGCTTGACCTTCAGGAAATGAAGGTTGCAGATATGCCTGAATTCGATTTGCTGGACAATAATCCGGTGCACGCATTTCAGAAAACAGCCGATAATAACATTTTAATAGGGAGTCAAAAAGGGCTTTTTGAGTACTCTTTCTCTTCGGAAGGCCTGGAGCTTATTGGGGAACCCCAACAGGAATCGGGCATACGCTGTTTCTTTGACTGGAACAAAGATTACTACCTGCTGGGCGGCACAAAGGGCCTGAAGTTTCTCAATAAACATACTTATGAATTTAAACCAGTGGTGCTGGCAGGTTTTGAAAAGGAAGTATTCTCACCAGTAGAAATACTTCAGATAAAACAGGATGCCAGCCGGGGCGTGTGGATGGGATCACAGGGAAAGGGCATGTTCTACTATCACCCGGCCCGCCAAAAATTTATTCCGAAGCGCATTGAACTAAAAAATGAACCGGAAAAAGATTTTATAAGCATCTTCAACTTTTTGAGGGAAGGCCAAACCCTCTGGATGGCTACTGCCATAGGCTTTGTGAAACACGATTTGGAGTTGGGAACCTACGATCTATACCGCACCAATAAATTGGGGTATACGCTGGTGAAAGATTCGCAGGGGCAAATTTGGGGAGGCGGATTTGACCAGGGGCTCGAGAAATACAACCGCCAAAAAGACCATTTTAGAGAGGTTACGCCACTTACCGGGATCCCTGACCGGGATGTGGCCGAGATCATTCCGCTGTCTAAAGACAGTATGTGGGTAAGCACCTGGGCCAGCGGAATATATACGGTTAACCCGCAAACCCTGAAGGCTCATCCGGTAAAGATCAACGGCAGGGACCTTCACAGGTCGCGCGCTTCGTTCATTGGCAAAGACGGGACCATCTGGCTGGGAGCCGATGACGGGCTCTATAGAATTTCGGGCAACGAAACCCGGAAATATTCCCATAAAAAAAATTCCGAAGCATCACTTAGCAACGACAGGGTATTTAGTATTGCCCAGGACGAAATGAACAACCTCTGGGTTGGCACTGCCCAGGGTCTTAACAGGCTCAATCTGCAGACAGACGAAATCACTTCTTACCTGGAACAGCCGGGGCTGCCAAATGATTTTATCTACGGCGTGCTCACCGATAATAACAACGATATTTGGGTAAGTACAAACCGCGGACTTTCAAAATTTGACCGGGAAACTGAAACTTTTACCAACTTTACAGAACAGGACGGGCTACAGAACAACGAATTCAATGGCAAGGCCGCTTATAAAGACAGCCTGGGCTACCTGTATTTTGGGGGTATGAACGGCTACAATAAATTCCATGCCGACAGTATACCTGTAAATACCCACGCCGGAAGAACGATTATTGAAGAGGTAGAGCTCTTTGGAACGCCCATTAAACGTAATGTTATTTATACCGACACACTTTCTTTTGAACACGATGAGAACGTAATTACCTTTAAATTCACGGCACTTAATTTTTTGCTTCCGCAGAAGAACACTTACCAGTTTAAGATGCTGGGTTTTGATAAAGACTGGCGCCCGGTAACCAAAGAACGCAGTACCACTTACACCAACCTCAACCCCGGCACGTACACCTTCCTGGTAAAAGGCAGCAACAATGATTTGCAATGGGGAGCACCAGATTCCCTCGTGCTAACCATAAAAGCCCCCTGGTATAAAACTGCCTGGTTCAGGGCTTTTGCCATTCTCTTCTTCCTACTGCTTATCACCGGGATTTACCTGTACAGGTACAACCTGAAAAAAGCTGAGAACCTGCGCCTTCACCAAATGGTGGAAGGCCGCACTGCCGAGCTCAGGAAAACAAATCACGATCTAAGTGAGGCCATGCACCTGGCAAAAGAGCAAAAAAACAACATTGCTTTTTTGATGCAGGAACTCAACCACCGCGTAAAGAACAACCTCCAGCTCATTGCCAGTTTGCTCGATATCCAAAAAGAGACTATTCAGGATGAATTGGCCAGGAATAACCTTCAGGCGGCTCAAAACAGGCTGTTTACCATTGCTGCCATTCACGATTTGTTAGGTGCCAAAAAACCTGGTGAAAATTTTAAGCTGGATGAATTCGTCTCCAGCCTCGCCAGGGAACTCGTGAGCTTTATGGACGAGGGGGTATATTTAGATTTTAACCTGGAAGTGCTGGAAGTACACAAAAAATGTATCACCCCCCTGGGCATTATTATCAATGAACTGGTTACCAATTCGCTGAAACATGCTTTTCCGGACCATAATGACCACAACAAGAAGATCGAAATTTCCCTTTCCCGGAAAGGCGAACTCATAAGGCTAGATTATAAAGACAACGGCATAGGAATCCCTGATAATTTCAAAGATGAAAATTCCCTGGGCTTTAATCTTGTAGAAAACCTGGCGCGACAGTTAAAGGGCAACCTCGAGATCCTGAAGGTACCCGCAGGAGCCCATATTGTTATCCGATTTAAATGTTAA
- a CDS encoding MBL fold metallo-hydrolase, producing MKRILLFAMLAGSLLSCKNENREIPAVTGEDVLEGETAAATDTAQIDINPISHATAVINWGETTIYLDPVGGAEAFAGMDEADFVLVTDIHGDHMSAETLAALNLGDTPVIAPQAVKDELPDSLATKIKVMNNGENISQNGIAIEAIPMYNLREEAKQFHPKGRGNGYVLEKDGQRLYIAGDTEDIPEMRKLENIDLALVPMNLPYTMPVDAAADAVIEFAPEKVYPYHFRGQDGKADVDKFKQLVNQGNSEVEVVLANWYPEDES from the coding sequence ATGAAACGTATTTTACTATTCGCCATGCTGGCCGGTTCGCTCTTATCATGTAAAAATGAAAACCGCGAAATTCCCGCCGTTACGGGAGAAGACGTGCTGGAAGGAGAAACAGCCGCCGCTACAGATACTGCCCAAATAGACATCAATCCCATTTCGCATGCCACTGCCGTGATCAACTGGGGCGAAACCACCATTTACTTAGACCCGGTGGGAGGCGCCGAAGCATTTGCAGGTATGGATGAAGCTGATTTTGTGCTGGTGACCGACATACACGGAGATCACATGAGTGCCGAAACCCTGGCTGCCCTGAACCTTGGCGACACGCCAGTAATTGCCCCGCAGGCCGTAAAAGATGAGCTGCCCGATTCTTTAGCCACAAAGATCAAAGTGATGAACAACGGAGAAAATATAAGCCAAAACGGGATTGCTATTGAAGCCATTCCCATGTACAACCTGCGCGAAGAGGCCAAACAATTTCACCCCAAAGGCCGCGGCAACGGATATGTTCTTGAAAAAGACGGACAAAGACTTTACATAGCCGGAGACACCGAAGACATCCCGGAAATGAGAAAGCTCGAAAACATAGATCTTGCGCTGGTGCCAATGAACCTGCCTTACACCATGCCGGTTGATGCAGCCGCAGATGCCGTGATAGAATTTGCACCCGAAAAAGTATATCCGTACCACTTTCGCGGACAGGATGGAAAAGCCGATGTTGATAAATTCAAACAACTGGTAAACCAAGGCAACAGCGAGGTAGAAGTGGTGCTGGCCAACTGGTACCCCGAAGATGAATCTTAA
- a CDS encoding GNAT family N-acetyltransferase codes for MEIISFEQQYAEDFRQLNIEWLEHYFWVEPHDEEVLGKPEKYIIEPGGNIFFARENQKILGTVALMKMDEGVFELTKMAVRPDARGKKVGQKLMQHTLNFARNKAWEKLIIYSNRKLENAIHIYKKYGFREIPIGENNPYARGDIKMELPLS; via the coding sequence ATGGAAATTATATCTTTTGAACAACAGTATGCCGAAGATTTCAGGCAACTTAATATTGAATGGCTGGAACATTATTTTTGGGTAGAACCTCATGATGAAGAAGTTTTGGGAAAGCCGGAAAAATACATTATTGAACCGGGAGGCAACATCTTTTTTGCCCGTGAAAACCAGAAAATCCTTGGTACGGTGGCTTTGATGAAAATGGACGAAGGGGTTTTTGAACTCACAAAAATGGCGGTAAGGCCCGATGCCCGAGGAAAGAAAGTGGGACAAAAACTAATGCAGCACACGCTAAATTTTGCCAGGAACAAAGCCTGGGAAAAGCTCATTATTTATTCTAACCGAAAGCTGGAAAACGCCATTCACATCTACAAAAAGTACGGGTTCAGGGAAATTCCCATTGGGGAGAACAATCCTTATGCCCGCGGCGACATTAAAATGGAACTTCCGCTTTCTTAA
- a CDS encoding DUF1622 domain-containing protein: MHETVQHYVEWAALGIEVAGVLVMIIGPIFALWRYFFDRHEDGSSYRTFRHDLGKAILLGLEFLVAGDIIATVSTDPTMNNVLVLGVIVLIRTFLSLSLQVELEGKWPWQKREIGD; this comes from the coding sequence ATGCATGAAACTGTACAACATTATGTGGAATGGGCCGCGCTGGGCATTGAAGTTGCCGGGGTTCTGGTCATGATCATAGGGCCAATTTTTGCACTTTGGCGCTACTTTTTTGACCGGCACGAAGACGGCAGCTCTTACCGCACCTTTCGCCACGATTTGGGAAAGGCCATTTTACTGGGTCTCGAATTCCTGGTGGCCGGCGATATTATTGCCACGGTGAGTACAGACCCCACAATGAACAATGTGCTTGTACTTGGCGTAATTGTGCTCATAAGAACTTTTTTAAGCCTTTCTTTGCAGGTGGAGCTTGAGGGGAAATGGCCCTGGCAAAAGCGGGAAATTGGAGACTAA
- a CDS encoding formimidoylglutamase codes for MNRIKFYSEKQVSKLISTRQGETRLGEKIKVATSFEDVQKSGARFVIFGIPEDIGVRANFGNPGTSNAWQAFLKTFLNVQENQFNSGENILLLGEINTSEVMQKAGNIDVSDPNYVQKLGDLVEQLDSAVSELVKNVILAGKFPVVIGGGHNNAYGNIKGAAEALVHAINVLNIDAHTDLRRLEHRHSGNGFSYALKYGFLEKYSVFGLHRNYTPQYIFEAMDASEALQYSLLEELPKHKRKMAFLEQLDFVKDKKFGLELDCDAVANFPSSAVSPSGLELDEARELLREAAKELNCCYLHICEAVAADNFPTGKALSYLVTDFLKEKAHA; via the coding sequence ATGAATAGGATAAAATTTTATTCTGAAAAACAGGTTTCAAAGCTGATCTCCACCCGGCAGGGAGAAACCAGGCTGGGAGAAAAAATTAAGGTGGCCACGAGTTTTGAAGACGTACAAAAATCGGGAGCAAGATTTGTCATTTTTGGGATCCCTGAAGATATTGGCGTGCGGGCAAACTTCGGGAACCCCGGAACTTCAAACGCATGGCAGGCATTTCTGAAAACATTTCTGAATGTTCAGGAAAACCAGTTTAATTCGGGAGAAAATATACTGCTTTTGGGGGAGATCAATACTTCCGAAGTGATGCAAAAAGCCGGGAACATTGATGTTTCAGACCCCAATTACGTGCAAAAACTGGGCGATCTTGTAGAGCAGCTGGATTCCGCAGTAAGCGAACTTGTCAAAAATGTCATTTTAGCCGGGAAATTCCCTGTGGTCATTGGCGGTGGCCATAACAATGCCTACGGAAACATCAAAGGTGCGGCCGAAGCTTTGGTCCATGCCATCAACGTGCTGAACATAGATGCGCACACCGATTTGCGAAGGCTGGAACACCGTCACAGCGGCAACGGCTTTAGCTACGCCCTCAAATATGGCTTTTTAGAGAAGTATTCTGTTTTTGGCCTGCACCGCAATTACACTCCGCAGTACATTTTCGAAGCAATGGATGCTTCCGAAGCACTTCAATACAGCCTGCTTGAAGAGCTTCCGAAGCATAAGCGAAAAATGGCATTTTTGGAGCAGCTCGACTTTGTGAAAGATAAAAAATTTGGCCTCGAACTGGATTGTGATGCGGTGGCAAACTTCCCCAGCAGCGCTGTTTCGCCTTCGGGCCTTGAGCTTGATGAGGCCCGGGAGCTGTTAAGGGAGGCTGCAAAAGAACTAAATTGTTGCTATCTTCACATTTGTGAAGCTGTGGCAGCCGATAATTTCCCTACCGGAAAGGCGCTAAGTTATTTAGTAACCGATTTCTTAAAAGAGAAAGCACATGCATGA
- the hutI gene encoding imidazolonepropionase: MKTIFKNIKQLVQVREKTLKPLSGSEMKQLPVIDNAWLLVEDGKIADFGKMQDLPSFEGVSEVDAAGKFLLPGWIDSHTHLVYAGNREQEFIDRINGLTYEEIAEKGGGIVNSAIKLQETSEEELYLQSARRLEEVMKMGTTAIEIKSGYGLTTAAELKMLRVIKKLKENYKLPVKATFLGAHAIPPEYRNDKDGYLDLLVNEMIPKVAEESLANYVDIFCEKGYFSVEDTHRVLETGQKYGLRPKIHVNQFNAIGGIKAAVAHNALSVDHLEVMQPEDIEALKGSGTMPVALPSCSLFLGIPYSPARQILDAGLPLALATDYNPGSTPNGNMNLVISLACIKMKMNPEEAINAATINAAYAMDILDTHGSITRGKAANLILTEEIPSYGFLPYSFGANHIDSVYINGKKL, from the coding sequence ATGAAAACCATCTTTAAGAACATCAAACAGCTCGTACAGGTAAGAGAGAAAACTCTTAAACCTTTAAGCGGCAGCGAAATGAAGCAACTTCCCGTGATAGACAACGCCTGGTTGCTCGTGGAGGACGGGAAAATTGCCGACTTCGGAAAAATGCAGGATCTTCCCTCTTTTGAAGGAGTTTCTGAAGTAGATGCCGCCGGAAAATTCCTGCTGCCGGGCTGGATCGACTCCCATACGCACCTGGTGTACGCCGGAAACAGAGAACAGGAATTCATAGACCGCATTAACGGCCTCACTTATGAAGAAATTGCCGAAAAAGGCGGCGGAATAGTAAATTCGGCCATAAAACTGCAGGAAACTTCTGAAGAGGAGCTCTACCTGCAATCGGCCAGGCGGCTGGAGGAAGTGATGAAGATGGGCACCACGGCCATTGAGATCAAATCGGGTTACGGTTTGACTACTGCTGCCGAACTCAAAATGCTGCGGGTGATCAAAAAGCTGAAAGAAAACTATAAATTGCCCGTAAAAGCGACCTTTTTGGGCGCCCACGCCATTCCGCCCGAATACAGGAATGATAAAGACGGTTATCTCGACCTGCTGGTCAACGAAATGATCCCAAAAGTAGCCGAAGAAAGCCTGGCCAATTACGTGGATATTTTCTGCGAAAAAGGCTATTTTTCAGTAGAAGATACCCACCGTGTCCTTGAAACCGGGCAAAAATATGGTCTCAGGCCCAAGATCCATGTGAACCAGTTCAATGCCATTGGCGGCATCAAAGCGGCAGTGGCGCATAATGCCCTTTCTGTAGACCACCTGGAAGTGATGCAGCCCGAAGATATTGAGGCTTTAAAAGGCAGTGGCACCATGCCGGTAGCACTGCCCTCCTGCTCTCTTTTCCTCGGAATTCCCTACTCCCCGGCACGACAAATCCTCGATGCCGGACTGCCACTTGCCCTGGCCACCGATTACAACCCCGGAAGCACGCCCAACGGAAACATGAACCTGGTGATCTCACTGGCCTGTATAAAGATGAAGATGAACCCCGAAGAAGCCATAAATGCCGCTACCATTAACGCGGCTTATGCCATGGATATTCTCGACACCCACGGCAGTATCACCAGGGGCAAGGCCGCAAACCTCATCCTCACCGAAGAGATCCCGTCTTACGGCTTCCTGCCCTACTCCTTTGGCGCCAACCACATCGACTCGGTCTACATCAACGGAAAAAAGCTCTAA
- a CDS encoding trans-sulfuration enzyme family protein, which yields MTQKKPGLNTICTHVGELKDEQFNGAVSPLYMSTSYAYEDVEVKRYPRYFNTPNQQALAQKMAALEHGEAALIFGSGMAAVSTSLFAFLQKGDHVVLQKTLYGGTTNLVVEEFEKFGIEYSFAKDLSAEAFENELRENTKVVYIETPSNPLLTVTDIEAVAKLAKKRGLVSMIDNTFASPVNQNPIDFGIDVVIHSATKYMGGHSDILAGAVISSEEKIDRIFQLAKNFGGSLSDYTVWLLERSLKTMGLRVKAQNENAQKLAEYLEKNEWVKKVYYPGLASHEGHELAKKQMHGFGGMLSFELKDLDSQAFMKYLKLIKPSMSLAGVESTILSPAKTSHALLTAEDRAAQGISDKLMRFSVGIEEAEDLIADIEQALEETRKDKVDVRL from the coding sequence ATGACTCAGAAAAAACCCGGTCTCAATACCATTTGTACCCACGTGGGCGAGCTAAAAGACGAACAATTTAACGGGGCTGTTTCCCCGCTGTACATGTCAACTTCTTATGCGTATGAAGATGTGGAGGTGAAACGCTACCCCCGTTATTTTAACACGCCCAACCAGCAGGCACTGGCGCAAAAAATGGCCGCGCTTGAACATGGGGAAGCTGCGCTTATCTTTGGCAGCGGAATGGCTGCGGTAAGCACTTCGCTTTTTGCCTTTTTACAGAAGGGAGATCATGTGGTGCTGCAAAAAACGCTCTATGGCGGCACGACTAACCTGGTGGTTGAGGAATTTGAGAAATTTGGCATCGAATATTCCTTTGCAAAAGATCTTTCTGCGGAAGCTTTTGAAAACGAGCTTAGGGAAAACACGAAAGTGGTCTATATTGAAACCCCGTCTAACCCCTTACTTACGGTGACTGATATTGAAGCCGTGGCAAAGCTCGCAAAAAAGCGGGGGCTGGTGAGTATGATCGATAATACGTTTGCTTCGCCCGTAAACCAGAACCCGATCGATTTTGGGATTGATGTGGTGATACATTCGGCTACAAAATACATGGGCGGGCACAGCGATATTCTTGCCGGAGCCGTGATCTCTTCGGAAGAAAAAATCGACAGGATCTTTCAGCTGGCCAAGAATTTCGGCGGAAGCCTTAGCGACTACACCGTATGGCTCCTGGAACGCAGCCTGAAGACCATGGGGCTAAGGGTGAAGGCACAGAATGAAAATGCACAAAAACTGGCCGAATACCTCGAAAAGAATGAGTGGGTGAAGAAGGTCTATTATCCCGGATTGGCTTCTCATGAAGGGCATGAACTGGCAAAGAAACAAATGCACGGGTTTGGCGGAATGCTGTCTTTTGAACTGAAAGATCTAGATTCTCAGGCGTTCATGAAGTACCTGAAGCTTATCAAACCCTCTATGAGCCTTGCCGGGGTAGAGTCGACCATTCTGTCACCTGCCAAAACTTCCCACGCCCTACTAACTGCCGAAGACCGCGCAGCACAGGGAATAAGTGATAAGCTGATGAGATTTTCGGTAGGTATCGAAGAAGCCGAAGACCTTATTGCCGATATTGAACAGGCCCTGGAGGAAACGAGGAAAGATAAGGTTGATGTACGGCTGTAA
- a CDS encoding transposase → MKSNIRLLSKHRKFSDEFKRQIVNDYESGRYSVFQLSKLHGMSRSMIYNWIHKFSTFNEKGYRVVEMKDSSSKKMQELEAKNKELEAALGRKQIQLDYLEKMIELAKSELDIDIKKNYSTPQSTGSGKTKKK, encoded by the coding sequence ATGAAGTCAAATATTCGATTGCTCAGTAAACATCGGAAGTTCTCCGATGAGTTCAAAAGACAAATTGTGAATGATTATGAAAGTGGCAGGTACAGTGTATTTCAACTGTCTAAGCTTCACGGAATGTCACGGTCTATGATCTATAACTGGATTCATAAATTTTCTACCTTTAACGAGAAAGGTTATAGAGTTGTAGAAATGAAAGACAGTAGCAGTAAAAAGATGCAAGAGCTGGAGGCCAAAAACAAGGAACTGGAAGCAGCTTTAGGGCGTAAACAGATACAGTTGGATTATTTAGAAAAGATGATCGAACTGGCTAAGTCAGAACTCGATATCGACATTAAAAAAAACTACAGCACCCCACAATCAACTGGTTCAGGAAAAACAAAGAAAAAGTGA
- a CDS encoding IS3 family transposase: MNQFYEGIGISKQAVHQYARRQRIFDHRLMELMSEADDIRRDHPGCGVEKMYYTLKPDFIGRDRFVETFMQLGYRLKRKKNYRRTTIAGNIYYPNKIKGIKINAPSVVWQSDITYYRVGDKFYYAVFIINVYTKKIVGYEVSDHMRGTANLKALKMALKENKAPKIHHSDRGSQYTYKSYTELLQSNTTTISMALSAQDNAYAERINRTIKEEYLDHWKPQSFSQLKNQVNKAVKNYNTKRSHDHLEKRNPEEFISYWSTLKTEERPIITIFDNEN, encoded by the coding sequence ATGAATCAATTCTATGAAGGCATTGGGATCAGTAAACAAGCTGTCCATCAATATGCTAGAAGACAAAGAATTTTTGATCATCGTTTGATGGAATTAATGTCTGAAGCTGATGATATTCGTAGAGATCATCCTGGTTGTGGGGTGGAAAAAATGTACTATACTTTAAAGCCTGATTTTATTGGGAGAGATCGTTTTGTAGAGACTTTTATGCAATTAGGTTATCGTCTCAAAAGAAAGAAGAATTATAGACGCACAACCATTGCCGGTAATATCTACTATCCGAATAAAATTAAAGGAATAAAGATCAATGCACCTTCGGTAGTATGGCAAAGCGATATTACTTACTATCGGGTAGGAGACAAATTTTATTATGCAGTATTTATAATTAATGTTTACACCAAGAAAATAGTCGGTTATGAAGTCTCTGATCATATGAGAGGGACAGCAAATTTAAAAGCTTTGAAGATGGCTTTAAAAGAAAACAAAGCTCCTAAGATCCATCACTCAGATCGAGGAAGCCAGTATACGTACAAATCTTATACTGAACTCTTACAATCAAATACGACCACTATAAGTATGGCCTTAAGTGCTCAGGACAATGCATACGCCGAGAGGATCAATAGAACAATAAAAGAGGAGTATCTGGATCACTGGAAGCCACAATCCTTTAGCCAACTCAAGAACCAGGTGAACAAAGCAGTAAAAAATTATAACACCAAAAGATCCCATGATCATTTAGAGAAAAGAAACCCTGAAGAGTTCATTAGTTATTGGTCAACCCTCAAAACAGAAGAAAGACCAATTATTACTATTTTTGATAATGAAAATTAA
- the bshB1 gene encoding bacillithiol biosynthesis deacetylase BshB1, with product MKLDILAIGAHPDDVELSCSATLAKEISRGKKVGVLDLTRGELGTRGTAEIRDKEAADAAKILGLAMRENLEFSDGFFVNNVSHQLEIIKVLRKYRPELVLCNAIDDRHIDHGKGAKLVADACFLSGLRKIETIHNGNSQQEWRPKNVFHYIQWKNLTPDVVVDVTGFMDKKLASVKAYRSQFWDENSKEPETPISSSNFFDSITYRARDLGRLINVEYAEGFNVNRHVAVDSLFDLL from the coding sequence ATGAAATTAGATATACTTGCCATTGGAGCGCACCCCGATGATGTGGAACTGAGTTGCTCGGCGACTCTTGCAAAAGAAATATCGCGGGGCAAAAAAGTGGGTGTACTCGACCTTACACGGGGGGAACTGGGAACCCGCGGCACGGCCGAAATAAGAGACAAAGAAGCTGCCGATGCGGCAAAGATCCTTGGGCTGGCCATGCGAGAAAATCTGGAATTCAGTGATGGTTTTTTTGTGAATAACGTATCCCATCAGCTTGAGATCATAAAAGTGCTGCGGAAGTACAGGCCCGAACTGGTTTTGTGCAATGCGATAGATGACCGGCATATTGACCATGGAAAAGGGGCAAAACTGGTAGCGGATGCCTGCTTTTTAAGCGGGCTGCGTAAAATTGAAACCATTCACAACGGAAATTCGCAGCAAGAATGGCGTCCAAAGAATGTTTTTCACTACATACAATGGAAAAACCTCACCCCAGATGTGGTGGTAGATGTTACAGGCTTTATGGACAAGAAGTTAGCCTCTGTTAAAGCCTATCGTTCCCAGTTTTGGGACGAGAACAGTAAGGAGCCTGAAACTCCCATCTCAAGCAGTAATTTTTTTGACAGCATCACCTACAGGGCCAGGGATTTAGGCAGGCTGATTAATGTAGAATATGCTGAAGGATTTAATGTGAACCGACATGTGGCGGTAGATTCGCTGTTTGACCTCCTGTAA